The window GAAACTCACCTACATCTATCTCTGTGAACCAGCAAAGACATCCAAAATCCCACAACAATTCCACCATATTGCCCAATGCCATGCAACAGCCATAAAATCCCAGTCACACATATGCAGATCCGCAATTGTAATTAGCGTTCATGATCCAGGGGTCAGTGGAGAAACATCCCTGTCACATACTTCCTGAGTAGTCATTAGAGTAAATCAGTAAATCTCTTTGAATTAATTGCATACATACCTGGCCTTCATCTCTGATTGATGCGCAGGATGCACCTTGGCTGTGTCCCGGACCACCACCTCCTCGCTCTTCACCTCTGGTCCACGGACGGCCTCAACGCCAAGGAGTTCGCGCTGCTCCGCTCCATCGTGGCCGCGCGCGCGCCCAGCAGGCTGCTTGTGGTCGGCCTCTCGCCGCAGCTCCGCGCGCTCGCCGCGGTCAACTCCGAGCAGGGCGTTGCCACCGCCTCCGACAGCGCCGAGGACGCGCGGGGCGTGCTCGTTGGGCGTGGCCCCAGCAGCTCGGCGGCCGTCCATGTTTCAAGGTACCCCGACCCGGCCGGGGAGGCGTGGGCGGTGCTGCGGCGCGCGAGGTCGAGCCCGGTGTGCCGGCGCCCGACGGGGACGGTGCGCAAGTTGGGCTGCCGGCTGGTGCTGACCTACTTGCCGCGGGAGGTGCTCGACGCGAGGTGGGACGTGGTCGTCGTCAACGGGCCGAGCGGGGCAGGTCCCGGGGAGCCGGGGAGGATGGGCGCCATATACACCACGGCCGCGCGCGTGACGGGGGGCGAAGCGGTGGACGTGACGGTGCACGAGATGAACCGGACGAAGGGAAGATCTGACGCCACCGCCAATCTTCTCCACCCAGCGGCGCCATGGATGCCGACCGACGAGCGCCTCATCGCGGCTGCTGGCCGATGAGGACAGGGGAGCTCAGGTGCTGGGATGGAGACGCACCTACAGGGGGGCCGGGGACGCCGGAGGCGGAGGAGAGGCCGAGAGGGCCAGAGGCGGAGGGGAGAGCCGGACGGCCGACGAGTTCGCCAACgagagccccgccggagccgtcCCCCCTTCGACCTTCTCTGCTCGGCGGCGCAGCTCACGCGCGTATCCATGATGGCGTCCACGATGTTCGATCGGCATGGTTCAGCGGTCTCTCAGATCTCTCTACTTATAGGTGTGCCGCTCCTATCCCGATGGCTACGGAGGTGAAGGAGTCTCCGAAACGTTTTAAGGAAATTTTAGCCAGAAGTTTGGGCACGTAAAACATATAGTACCACCTCGTGTATATGTTTTTAATTCAAAGTAAAAGCGTAAACTTACGGGaaaaagcgtattgtgacggtgaacccgacaaagtcgatccgtgctttattattagggatagactagtatagtactagtactagtaaaagGGCCCGTGCGTTGTAACGGAAAAAAAATAACACACGTTCAAGATTTTAGCAATCCAATCACCGACTTGCATATGTCTAGTTCATTCAAGCACTGGCTCTTCTGCCATAACCTCTAAGCTCATCATCGCTTCACTGTGAAGTTGAGAGAGTATCCATATCAACACATATGCCAGATTATTGCTATATCTCACCCTTAGTCTTTTTAATTTTGAGAGGCTTGTTGATTGCCTATTTGGGAACATATATAAATTGATGGGATCATATGTAAATTTGCGAAGTGGTACGCTTTTTTTGGAGTAGATGATACTTCTAATTAATAAAGAATTTTTTATGGTATCGAAAGCTGGCCAATGACCCAATAAAGAGAATAGTAAAATGGATGTGGCTGAATCATCTTCTAAAAAAAGGGATGTGGCTGAATCATAGGCAGCCCGTGGCACTGAAATAAAAGGTCGCTTTCCattaaaaaatgaaataaaaaacaTTCTTTCTATAAAAAGGCAGCTTGTAATGCGCCCAAGCGAGGAGAGGCCGAGCTCTTCCCCGTGATGCCATCTCCGCCGCCTTCCTCTCGGCTCCAACCGGCGAGCCCAACTGTCTGCTATAACCTCGCGTGGCCGCCCTTCTCTATGCATTCTCCATTCCCTTCCTCCCTCTCCATGGTCCCCTTCTTCTCCCGTATCTCTCCTCTCtcatctctctctcctccctgtTGTTCCTTATCCCTACTGCTCCTGTACAATGAAGCAATTTGATGGGTAAAGAAGCGTGTCTATCGATTGGAGAATAATTTTATTTGATCGGTGATTGATGTAAAAAAATCATATTCGGTGAGTGCTCTCCCGTGTCCAGCCCGCTCGTGTACCCATCGCATTTGCATCTGGCTGTAGACAACGATTCCATGAGCCCTCTCGCACGGACGACGAGTGTCGTCTGACCCCCACACGCATCGTTGTTTGTCCTCCGATATTATCTTTCTTCTTAACCGCCCTCATCCTCGTCTCTCCCCCCATGCCTTTTCTCCCCACACTCTTGATTCTCTCTTCCTTCTCTCCCCTTTTCCCTGTCCAGCGGGGAACTACCACCGTGCGCAGCACTCCCAGTCCCCCCTCAACGGTCGCCACTGCTTCAAGACCTTCCCCGTAGGCTCTCATTCCAGATCGGATCGGATCGAGGCCACCACCGAGCCTCCCGAGCGCCTCctttctccttcttcctccaccATATTTCTTTTTCGGTTGGCCATGAGCCAGCCAGCAGGGGAGCCTAGCCGCTGCCTTCCAGGTCGCTGGAAGCCGGCACCCGTCCCGTCGTCCCCCCTTCGACCGACGCCGATAGAGCTGCCATCGACCGTCCGGAGCCATCCCTCgcgcggggggagggggggttgTGTCTCTGCTTGCCATCGATCGTCCCAAGCCATCCCTCGCGGGCGGGACGCCTGTGTCTC is drawn from Aegilops tauschii subsp. strangulata cultivar AL8/78 chromosome 1, Aet v6.0, whole genome shotgun sequence and contains these coding sequences:
- the LOC109733683 gene encoding arabinogalactan O-methyltransferase 2-like; the encoded protein is MRRMHLGCVPDHHLLALHLWSTDGLNAKEFALLRSIVAARAPSRLLVVGLSPQLRALAAVNSEQGVATASDSAEDARGVLVGRGPSSSAAVHVSRYPDPAGEAWAVLRRARSSPVCRRPTGTVRKLGCRLVLTYLPREVLDARWDVVVVNGPSGAGPGEPGRMGAIYTTAARVTGGEAVDVTVHEMNRTKGRSDATANLLHPAAPWMPTDERLIAAAGR